The proteins below are encoded in one region of Candidatus Thermoplasmatota archaeon:
- a CDS encoding NUDIX domain-containing protein produces the protein MSSEPRRKVVVIVVARAPLAVLALKRPEKDPTAAAGAWQPVTGNVDDGEREADAAPREVLEETGLEGRLHDLGLTLRFTPEKGRHAGRPVEERVFVLEAASRDVELSREHEAYAWLTPEEAIARYPFAHQKEATRRALQYVLET, from the coding sequence TTGAGCTCTGAGCCGCGCCGGAAGGTCGTCGTCATCGTGGTCGCGCGCGCCCCGCTCGCGGTCCTCGCGCTCAAGCGCCCCGAGAAGGACCCTACCGCCGCGGCGGGCGCCTGGCAGCCGGTCACCGGGAACGTCGACGACGGCGAACGCGAGGCCGACGCCGCGCCCCGCGAGGTGCTCGAGGAGACGGGCCTCGAAGGCCGCCTGCACGACCTCGGCCTGACGCTCCGGTTCACCCCCGAGAAGGGCCGCCACGCCGGGCGTCCCGTCGAGGAGCGCGTGTTCGTCCTCGAGGCGGCCTCGCGCGACGTCGAGCTCTCGCGCGAGCACGAAGCCTACGCGTGGCTCACGCCCGAGGAGGCGATTGCCCGCTACCCGTTCGCCCACCAGAAGGAGGCGACACGTCGCGCGCTTCAGTACGTCTTGGAAACGTAG